The DNA sequence TCCGCGGCCTTCGCCGCCGTCACGGCGCCCGGGATGTTCGGCGTCTGCACGTGCTCGCCGGCGCCGTCCACATAGGACACCGTGACGCCGGAGCCGGCCCGCGCCTTGATCCCGTTGATCGGGTTCACCGACGCCGGGGACGGGTTGACCTTGGCGCTGCCGCCGCCGATGTTCTGCGGGTCGATCCCGTCGCCGCCGGAGAGCGCGATCGACTTGGTCGCCGCGGTCAGCGGCAGGACGCCGTTGTTCTTCAGCAGCACCGACCCGGCCGCCGCGACGTCCCGGGCGGTAGTCACATTCGCCGCGTTGGTCACGACCGACTGCGGGGTGCCGCGCCGGGTCCGGTCGAAGACGCCGAACTTGAACATCTGGGTCAGCACGCGCCGGACCATGTCGTCGACCCGCGCCTGCGTGACCTCACCGCGCGAGACGGCGTCGAGCAAGCCCTGGCCGAAGAACGCTGCCCCGGGCATCTCCATGTCGAGCCCGCCGTTGGCCAGCTGCCGCGGACCGCCGGTCGCCGAGCCCCAGTCGGAGCCGACGAAACCGCCCCAGTTCGCGTCCTGCTTGATCGCGGTCGTCAGCACCCCGCTGCTCTGGCAGGCCGGGACGCCGTTGATCTGGTTGTAGGCGCACATCATCGACGCGACCTGGCCCTGGCTCGCGACCTGCTGGAACGCCGGCAGGTACAGCTCGTGCAGGGTGCGGTCGTCGATGATCACGTTGTCCGACGGCGTCCCGCGCGACGCCCCGGCCTCGACGTTGTAGGCCGCCGCGTGCTTGGCCTGCGCCATCACCCCCTGGCTCTGGATGCCCTGGATCGTCGCGGTCCCGGCCGCCCCGGCCAGGTACGGGTCCTCGGCGTAGGTCTCGAAGTTGCGGCCCCACCGGGGGTCGCGGACGAGGTTGATCGTCGGGCCGAGGGCGATGTCGACGCCCTTGCCGGCGAACTCGGCGCCCATCGCGGAGCCGTACCGGTTGATCAGGCCGGTGTCCCAGGTCGCGGCGGCCGTGACCGGCGCCGGGAACTGGGTGACGCCGTCGAGGCCGTCGCCGACCCCGGCCGGGCCGTCCTGCAGGCCGAGCGCCGGGATGCACAGCTCGGGCACCGCGTCGGTGTCGCCGATGTACGGCCCGGTCGCGCCGTTGCCGTGCAGCACCTTGGTCTTCTGCTGCGCCGTCATGGCCGCCATCAGCTGGTTCACGCGGTCCGCGACCGGCGCCGTCGAGCCGACCCACGGGCAGCCACCCGGGTTGGTCGGCGTGGTCGTCGGCGGCGCGCTGTCACTGGTGTGGACGGCGAACTCCCACAGGGAGATGCCCCACTGGGTGGCCCGCGCGGTGGCGTTGAGCCGGACGTACCTCGCGGTGCCGCTCACCGCGGGGTGCTCGGTTCCGCCCGCGCCGGTCACCGTCGCCGCCGTCGTCCACGACGTCCCGTTCATGGACAGCTGGATCGTGTACGCGCTCGCGTACGCGGCTTCCCACGTCAGGTCGACGCCGCACACCGGCCGTGAACTGCCCAGATCGACCTGGATCCACTGCGGGTCGGTGGCCAGGCTGGACCAGCGCGTCCCGGTGTCGCCGTCGAAGGCGGCGCTGACCGGGAAGGCGTCGGACTGGACGCTGGAGGCCGACGACGGCTGCCGCAGGCCTGCGTTCGCACTGCCGCACGCCTGCGCCGTGCCGTCACCGAAGACCTGGAATTCCCACAGCGACACGCCCCACTGGGTCGCGCGCTGGGTCGTGGTCAGGCGGACGTACCGGCCGCTGCCCGACACCGGCAGTGTCTGGGTGCCGCCGGTGCCGGTGGTCGTCGAGTACACCGTCGACCACTGGTTGCCGTCGGCCGACGCCTGGATGGTGAACGCCTTCGCGTAGGCCGCCTCCCACTGGACGACAACCTGGTTGAGCGTGTGCGAGCCGCCGAGGTCGACCTGCAGTGTCTGCGGGTCGGCGGCCAGGCTGGACCACCGGGTGCCGGGGTCGCCGTCGACCGCGGCCGAAGCCGGGAAGGCGGCGTTTTCGGTGGAGGACGCGGTCACCGCGTGGCCCTGCGAGAGCAGGGTGGGTGCGGCCTGCGCGGTGAACAGTGGCGCGGTGAGCAGGCCCGCCGCGACCACCGCTCCCGTGACGAGCGCGAGCCGCCGCCTCACTGGTACACCCGGACGTAGTCGATCACCATGTCCTGCGGCAGCACCGTCCCGGCTC is a window from the Amycolatopsis sp. NBC_00355 genome containing:
- a CDS encoding glycoside hydrolase family 3 C-terminal domain-containing protein; the encoded protein is MRRRLALVTGAVVAAGLLTAPLFTAQAAPTLLSQGHAVTASSTENAAFPASAAVDGDPGTRWSSLAADPQTLQVDLGGSHTLNQVVVQWEAAYAKAFTIQASADGNQWSTVYSTTTGTGGTQTLPVSGSGRYVRLTTTQRATQWGVSLWEFQVFGDGTAQACGSANAGLRQPSSASSVQSDAFPVSAAFDGDTGTRWSSLATDPQWIQVDLGSSRPVCGVDLTWEAAYASAYTIQLSMNGTSWTTAATVTGAGGTEHPAVSGTARYVRLNATARATQWGISLWEFAVHTSDSAPPTTTPTNPGGCPWVGSTAPVADRVNQLMAAMTAQQKTKVLHGNGATGPYIGDTDAVPELCIPALGLQDGPAGVGDGLDGVTQFPAPVTAAATWDTGLINRYGSAMGAEFAGKGVDIALGPTINLVRDPRWGRNFETYAEDPYLAGAAGTATIQGIQSQGVMAQAKHAAAYNVEAGASRGTPSDNVIIDDRTLHELYLPAFQQVASQGQVASMMCAYNQINGVPACQSSGVLTTAIKQDANWGGFVGSDWGSATGGPRQLANGGLDMEMPGAAFFGQGLLDAVSRGEVTQARVDDMVRRVLTQMFKFGVFDRTRRGTPQSVVTNAANVTTARDVAAAGSVLLKNNGVLPLTAATKSIALSGGDGIDPQNIGGGSAKVNPSPASVNPINGIKARAGSGVTVSYVDGAGEHVQTPNIPGAVTAAKAADVAVVFAGYGESETQDLDTIDLQNQQNDLIDAVATANPRTIVVLNTGSAVTMPWLSKAAAVIEGWYPGQENGNAIASLLYGDVNPSGKLPVSFPKQIADLPTANVQQFPGANDRIEYSEGLNVGYRWYDSRTIEPLFPFGFGLSYTTFGFSNLVVTPQGTNGTATVTATVTNTGTRAGADVVQLYVGQPAANGEPPKQLKGFKKVQLNAGQSQQVSFPLTPRDLAHWTGSWTTNAGQYRVSVGDSSRNVPLSAALNVS